A region of the Scatophagus argus isolate fScaArg1 chromosome 6, fScaArg1.pri, whole genome shotgun sequence genome:
GTCTTCGTTACTGCGGTGAGATAGCGTTCTGTATGTTAAGTTACAGAAGATCCCGGAAGTTCGAATCTGCCGTAAGTGTAGGTCACTTGTAGTAAAGTTAGTTAGCTGTGAACTTGAAGAAGCTAACGTGTATTGAGCAGACAAGTCAGGCATAGAGTATGGTTCCCCACAGACAGGACTACGGGATGAAAAAGTACGGGAGAGTGCGCAGCACCTCGGTGATGAACTCCGTTTCTGTTCGTCGCAACTCTGCCTTACTACCATCGGTTTTGACGTTTTTGGTAATCGTAGCATCCGGAGGCCTACTGCTAATGATAGAAAAAGGCATGCTGAATAGCATGGAGCCGCCTTCGCCCAGGAGGACTCTCCAGCGACTGAACTTCTTCCCGCAGGCTGGGAGGCGAAGCCCGTCTGCTGTGGACATGGAGTCCCAGGTAATGTCAAAGTAATGACATGCTGCATGAAGGTCTGCTGGAGCTCATGGGTGTTTTGCTTTCACCGAGCGAGTAGGCCCAGTGTAGTCGAAGTCGCGTAGTGGAAGTATGAATGTGTCTGTCGActatgtatttttcaaaatattacGCGATCTGTATCATAAACTGTCGAACTAAAGTTGAACTTTTAGTTAGTGACGCAAAAATCTGCTCATTTGAAGAGCTTCAGCCAGTATTGCACTCCACGAagtctggggggaaaaaaggtgaAAACTGGAGGAGCAGGTGCTGAAATACTTTGAGGGTTGCAACATGTCTTTTCATTAGACCGTCTCTTTCTGGTAAATATCTACAcctatatatctatatttaaatttgcagtcTGCACATACCAGCTGAGCTAACCCTCATAACATCACAGTGACATGATCAGGGtcattttctcagacttgacaATACACAGCTGCTTAAACCATAAACACTATTTAAACCATGACTAGGAAACATATGTGTAATATTGGTGCACCTCTAACTCACTGACTTGCATTCCTGTTTAGATCCTCCAGGAGATCCGTAACCGCACCATTAGGACTGTGTGCAGCCAGAAGAATATGCCCCACAGCATCTGGTCCCTGAgcaccctgcagaggaagacactgctgcagcacatcCTGGTGAACGAGCAGTATCGCTTCCTCTACTGCTACGTCCCCAAAGTGGCCTGCTCCAACTGGAAGAGGGTCCTGAAGGTTCTGAGTGGCACTCTAGAGAGCGTGGATGTCAACATCAAGATGAATCACCAGAACGAcctgctgtttttgtcctcttttaAGCCCGAGGAGATCCGCTACCGCCTCAAGCACTACTTCAAGTTCATGTTTGTACGGGAGCCCATGGAGCGCCTGCTGTCAGCGTACAGGAACAAGTTCGGAGAGATTCAGTCCTACCAGAAAAAATATGGTGTGGAGATCATAAAGAGGTACAGAAAAGGCATCACCAAAGATGCCTCTGTAACGGGGGATGATGTGACCTTTGCAGAGTTTGTCCATTACTTGCTGGATGAAGATGTGGAACGCATGAACGAGCATTGGATGCCAATGTATAACTTATGCCAACCTTGTGCTGTGAACTATGACTTTATTGGTTCCCATGACCGCCTTGAAAGCGATGCAGAGTTTGTGCTGCAGCGCATTGGAGCGCCTCCTTATATTCACTTCCCAGAGAGGCAAACTTGGTACAAGCCAGTCACCATGGAGACATTACACTATTATCTGTGCAGCTTACCACAGAAGCTACTGAGGGAACTCCTGCCCAAGTACATTTTAGACTTTTCCCTGTTCATTTATCCTCTCCCCAACACAACCACTGAGCACTGCCGGCATTAAATGTTCTATAGTTCTAAGATTATTTTTTACAGAGAATCATTTGTacttgtatttgtattgtattttttaatccTAGGGAACAAAGAGTATTTTGATAGCTGTTATACCTTTTTACTTGAGATGTTCAAATATCATGGCAAAATGCTGAGACTTGACTCCAAAACCACTAAAGCTTGAAATCAGGTGCAgacaaatggggaaaaaaaactgccatgCACTGTACAgtaagtgaaaaaaacaagtacATAATTTTTCAACTCCAGACTCCAGTATTTTGCTTGTTTCTTCATTTACACATTGAAGAAGGTAAAGGGTAAATAGTTTCAGTTCATGGCGTCAGTAATCATTAAGTGGTTTAAAGGGCTAAACATTCCATGTACTTACAGGGTTGTAGGGTTGATCGAGCTTGATTTGTTCTGTTGTACATGACAGCCTCTCCTTGGACTAACTACCTTGTAATAAAACGCCAGTTCAATTTTTGTGATTTACATCACTGCAATTTCTTTTTTAGTGTATCGCTTTATTTtgtgaataatttattaatttaaacaacattaaaaacatggaTGTTAGCATGACACACATAACCACAGAGCTGAACAAACACTTCTCTTGCTACCTGTATGAGGTTGTAGTTGCTGAGGGCCAAACTTCAGAAACTCATTCTCAAAGCTGAATGCTAATTTAACCAAAGGCCTTTACAATTCATGTCAAGCACAAGCTTCTTGCAGTGTCTGACTCACTCATCAACTCCTTCATTTGTCTGTCAATCAGCTCAGTTAATCCTTGAAGCTCACAtttctaaaaagaaaagagatttcGAGTTTTTTAGTGAAATGGTTCTTGCACCAAAGCTGTGATACCGTCTTAAACAGTTAAATTCCTAAATTTAACCTGTTCATGTCTGAAGCCTTACCTGTCTGTTGACTTGTCAGTGGAGCGGTTAAGAGTTCGGAGGATAGAGCGTTCTGGGGAGATATGATGAGGACTGGAGGAGACACTGAGGGGCAGTGAACTTTGCAGGGGTGAGAAGGACACACCCTGTCTGCGCATCTCCTGAACTGCTCTTTCACTGAGGAAACAAAGACAGCTGTGTCATTATAAAATACTGTGTTGTTACATCCTTAAAGCTTTAAGTGATGAGATATTTACTATAACCGTTTTGAAAATCAACTAagttccttttttccccccagcaTAAATGTTAGAAATCACAGATTCCAGCCACTAAACAAGTGAATATTTTCAGGTTTTACTGTCTTGTATGGCAATAAGTTGAATATCTGTGGGTTCTGGACTGTCAGATGTAATGGAAGTTAACACTTCAATGACACCTCTCACTCAGGGCACACCCAGACATCTCTCAGGCTACATCCACACTGgtccatttttgtttgaatCCAAAACATTTTAGTTGCGTGTGGTGTGGACAAGAAGTCCACActattctgctgttttttgaGCTCCTGAAATGGAACAGTTTTGATACACTGTCAACTCCGTATTCATCTGAATACGGAGGTGTTGCGGATTAGTGTAGACAGAGTCCCAAAAGAAACCCAGGGTCCCTTCCTGATCAGAACTTGTCAGTCTGACGTCTCAGAactcctttatttatccccgaagggaaattcagATTTATTGTGCTCGTATGATCATGTCCAGTATGCATGCTTAGCCATGCGACAGTTGCATGAATTGTCACAGGATTTGTATGAATGACCCTGTGACCTCCATATCGGCGCTCTGGTGTGGACGCAGATCGTATTCGTTCTAAAACACCGTATTAAAACGAACATGGACTAGTGTGGGTGTAGCCTCAGATTTCACAGACACCTCTTTTTCATAGGTTAATTCACCCAGGACATCCAGACACCACTCATTCAGAAGACACAAACACCTCTCTTTCCCACAGACACCTCTCATCCTcaggctcacacacagacataaatacaTTTCGCTTTCAGTTGCTCTTGGTCAAGCTGTTTGGAGCTGTTGGCCTTCCAGCAGGAGCGTGACTCTCTTACTCTGCGGTTAACATTAAACCAACTAAAagactttctctgtctcagctgTTTCTCTTCACCAGATTCAAGGAGATGTATTTTTTCCAATTTAAAGACATCAGCCTGGCATTTGATTAggtgagaaaataagaaaaataatcattagttgcagtccttctctttcttccttcagtTTCCAGTTCAAAGAAGACACTTTTTGCTGGTTCACAATAAACTCTGGTGTTTTCTGTAATGTCTCCACATGTTGATAATATGATTAAAATGGCTTAACAGCTTCTGTCTTTGTAACCCACTTCAAGGGAAAAATAGTTTAATAGGAGAAAAAAATCTAGTCTGAACACTGCTGTATGTATGAgaccacagaaaacattatATATTGGTATTAGCTGAGTCATATCACACAGCTAATAAAGTATAAAACAAATCAGGTTTGTTGTAATAGTGACAGATGTCATTTGTTTCAAACTTGCAATTATGCTTTCACTCCTGAGTTAAGAGTCAGCATCAGTGTAAGGCCAAAAGTGCTTTAACTCACCGTTCAAAACGTTCAGTGGTCAACTGTCTTTTCAGGACGTCCATCTCCGTCTGTAGCTGAGAGACTCTGCCACGGAGCTGAGACACCTCCCTTGCATGCTCTGCACTGAATGCATTTaaatacacaacaacaaatcataatccaaaaataatcagaaaacaaTGTGTCTTCAAGGCTGACACTTCAAACCAACatattgttttgaatttgtttaCGTTTTGCTGTCAGCCAGGGTCAGCCTATCACGAAGGACCTTCAGCTCAGACTCTCTCTCACTGGCTGTCAGTTGGCTTTGGAACTCCTTTTGCCGATTGGTGGAGAGCAGCGTCTCAAGGTTGCGGACGGTCAGCCTCTCACTAGCCAGTTGTTTCTTAAGTAGCTCTGCTTCTGACCGAACATCCTCCAGTTCTCCTGTGACCTAGAGGACACaaagatttatttaaagaaGGCGTTCCAAAGTTGAGGCTAAAGACTAAAGGTGAGCGGTTCTTTTGCTGCCAGAGCCCCTCGGCTTTGGAATGACCTTCCCAAGGTGCTAATGCTTGCAAAgtcagtgacttcttttaaatcacttctcaaaacccACTTTTATAGActggcttttatgtgatgttgtctttttactgtcccctgtagcttgtttgttttagatTGTATAATTCCTATATTTATTGTCaatcatttttctatttcatttgctcttcttttaccttttgttttaaatctccAACCTTGTTCACCaattgtctatttatattttgtttattgccttctattcgtgcgctatataaataaagctattattattattgtcataaATAACTGCAGTTGCTCATCTACATGTTTAACATATAACAAAGGTCAGTAAAAATATGTTTCGGCCTCACCCTCTCTAGGTCCATGTTCTTGGAGGTGAGCTGACGTGCAGCGAGGTCCTTGCCAGAGTCCAGTTTGACACAGAGCTCCCTGACAGATGCCAGATCTGACAGGAGAGCAGCCTTCTCCTCCTGTGCTTTGTGTAGCTCCTCCTCTAGTCGCGACATCCCACGAACCAGTGAGGACACTTGGGCCTCATAAGCCTGCAGGGCCTGTGTATGCTTGTAAAGCAGCAGGGTGAAAGGTACATCACAATCACATACTAAATCCTTAATCATGTCTCTGAATGTTTCAGTGTCCACTATTATAGTGTACCACTAACGTATCAGCTACCTTTCCAATCCCTTGTCTCACCTGCTGGATTTCCTTCTCCTTGTTGTGGACAGTATCGCGGAGGTGTCTGCGCTCCGAGTCTGAAGAGAGCAGCTCCAGACGAATGGAGCTATTGAGGCCTTCAGCCTGCTGCAACTTCTGCTCCCGCTCCTCCATCTCAGAGTGGGCCATCCTGAAACGATCCAACAAGTCCCTGTTCTCCTGCTCCTGTGGGTAAACGtataacagtaaaatgtagCTGACAGTATCTGCTATACAGAACCTTAAGCAGCTATAAGGGTAATGTTTTCTCTTGCCTTGGTGGCCATCAGCTTCTCTATTCTGGACACTTCAGAAATGTAAGAGTGGACCCTCAACTTCAGCTCATCCTTCTCATGCAGagcctcctccatctccacatGTACGGTCTGTACAAACAAGACAGTTGAAACACAACTGGAGCTGGTGTGATCTTTTCAAggcttcatttatttatatggtaCATGAGAAACAAGTATGACCACTTACAGTTACATTTATTACATACTTGGTTCTCTCTGGTCATTGTAGCCAGGTCATCTTGCAGCCTCCTGTTCTCTCTGGTTGtgatttctttgtctcttctgAGTGCAGCCAGTTCATCCTGACAGGCATCCAGCTGTCTCCTCAGGCTGGTTAGCTCCCTCTCGCGGCTGTTTAACGCCCCCTGCAGCTGACTGCAAGGATCACACATTGACGTCACCACAAGAAAACAGTCACATGAGCTTACCAAGATGAAGTTAAATGTCACATATGAACACTGAGAGCACAGTACTCACGCTAGTGAATTGTCCATGTTTGTGACTGTGAGTCTCACTTCTTTAAGGGTCTGTTCCTGTGTGAATGCAAAAGCATTGTGCCTCATTAATACTGTTTAGACATCCTTTCAGTAAATTTTCAAGGGACAGGTTCAATTCGTTACTGATATCACAGTTACAATGTCTTTCAAGTTAATCAcgatgatgatttttttcctaCATATCATTCAGCATATATGAGCACTGTTTTATGACAGACAAAAATGCGAACCAGTCCTTGTCGACTGTGGCTACCTTTTTAGAGTTCTCCTCCTGGAGAATGACcaatttttcagtcttttgatCCACCTCATCCTGCAGAGCATCTTTTTCTCTATCCAGGGCAGAAATGGACTTGTGAAGAAGAGccacttcctctttgtgtttggaGCTCTGCTGACTCAGCTCCCCTGTCAGACAAAgcaaaaatcaagcaaacagaaacacaacacgaGCTGTAAGCAGTTCACAAAATCCACAAATATTCACCCATTCTCTCCTCTAGTTTCTCAATCTGCTCATGAGCAGCATGCAGCTCATTCATCTTCACAGACAGCCTGTGTTGGGTATCAGACAGTGACTGCTCCATCTGCTCCTGTAGCAGCCTGCAGCCAGACAGGGAAAAATCCATCAGCCCTCTAACACACTGGCAACACACTCAACAtcctttcattcttttctgttCAGATTATGTGCTAAACAACAGCAGAATAATGAGGCTATTcttcacattacattacattacaggtcactgtttatttatatCGTCATATGACactacagacaaaagtattaggatggggctgtttttcactGGTTGGGCCCcttaaccctcctgttatgttaGGAGGGTTAATTctagtgaaaggaaatcttaatgcttcagcataccaagacacacagagccctgacctcaaccccatccaacacctttgggatgaactagaacagagactgtgagtcaggccttcTGGTaaaacatcagtgcctgacctcacaaatgctctactgcatgagtgggcaaaaattaccacagaaaccctccaaaatcttcccagaagagtggaagctgttactgctgtaaagctgtctgtgtatttagaatgcaaagtcattgaagtcactgttggtgtaatggtcaggtggcccaatgcttttgtctatatagtgtatttattttccaaattatttgacattttgttaacACAGACCTCAGAGCATTAGACTCAGCCCTCTGCTGGTTGACCTCCGCTGTGTTCTGGACCAAAGCAGCAGACCGaaccttcagctcctcctctgcagcttctctgttCTCCTTCAGCAGACACACCTGTGACCGCAGGTCCAGTCTCTCCCGCTCCAACTACACACCATAACACATAATGTGAGAGGTAAAgttacagcaacacaaactgaGTTAAGACCACCACAACAGTAGTAATTATTACATAATAACTGTGTCTGACAGGCTTACACTTTTCACGGCATTCTCCAGGTCAAGaatcctcctctcctctacttgtctgtctgtgagagCTGAAGTCTGGGCAACCTGCAAAAAAGGTATGAATATTGGGGTGCTTTGAGACTAATACGTTACTAAAACTAGTTTACTGTGACAAAGTGAATTTTAAGCCAACTTGAACattacaaattattttcattatcaattaatctgcagattgttttcaattaactgattagtcatatataatgtcagaaaactgtgaaaaatagcCTAGTTGGTGTgctcaaacattttgttttgtccaactaaCAGTGTAAAGCCAAACTCAAGAACTGTCTCTgaaacaaggaaacagaaacataaaaatgacaaatgatcaATTCAGcttcaaattaaacatttaaactaaATCCTGGAAGGAACACATCAAGGCATCATTACAGCCAGCATGCTAACAAAAACTAACAACTGACTGACCAAATCAATGTCAACACTGTCAGTTACAGCCTGATTAGTAGTGGATATATTACAGATTTGGATGTGTGCTGAAGATATGATATTTTACTGTTGACAAGCTACCTTATCTCTGTCAAGGACCGTACGCCATGAAAGTCATTACTTTGGGACAAACCTTTAATCTCTCCATCAGTATGTCCCTTTCAGCGCTCATCTGCTGGATTTCAGTTTCTGCCTGTTCGATCTCCTCCTTCATTTTCAAGAGGTCAGCTGACATATCTTTGCTACGGGCCAGCTTTAGGTCCTCTTCAGTCTAAGTGGACAAAAACATTTGGTCACATACATTATAAGTAGTTCTCACCAGGTGGGCTAATGTTTATGATACTTACTtgtttaaacagtgttttgaaATGGTCTCTCTCAGTGCTCAGAGTCTTCACACTATCCTGGATGTCCTCCATGTGCTTCTCAAAGTCCAACAGAGCAGCTCTCAGCTCATCTCTTTCCTTTACAATACGTAGCAGTTCTGTCTCTGTAACACTTCCCTGAAAATTTGAGGCTATTTTAGAATTTTGCATCACTTTTATGAGGGTCACctgaaaatttattttaaaaaaagaaaaagaaagaaacaatgttgttgttttttttgttgttgtttcaaatTGTCTCTTACCATTGTTACTTTGGACCAAGGACTCCTGCCCCGGCCTGGACTACGACTGGGGCTTAAATCCAGACCACCAGCCCCTCTGGTTCTTTTGTAACGCTCTGCCTCATGGCGATAGTaatccctctcctcctccagactCTTGACAAATGCATCCAGTCGTGATGGGGAGCGTTCTCTTCCACAGACACCATGTTTAGCCCTCATGGACTCCAACTCCAACACCATGTCTTTGTCTAGGGAACAGCAACCAAGTCAGGAATACATTCATCTCACTAATGCAAAGCTGCTGTAAGAACAGCTATCGACCAACGCGCTGTTTACCAGCTGCCatcatttttgccattttgtccTGCAGCctgattttctcctcctccaggaaATTCACCAGTCCCTCCAATTTCTCATTTTGCTCCTTGAGCTCCACCAGCTGGTCTCTGAGACGGTCTTTTTCAAAGTCACCT
Encoded here:
- the chst14 gene encoding carbohydrate sulfotransferase 14 is translated as MVPHRQDYGMKKYGRVRSTSVMNSVSVRRNSALLPSVLTFLVIVASGGLLLMIEKGMLNSMEPPSPRRTLQRLNFFPQAGRRSPSAVDMESQILQEIRNRTIRTVCSQKNMPHSIWSLSTLQRKTLLQHILVNEQYRFLYCYVPKVACSNWKRVLKVLSGTLESVDVNIKMNHQNDLLFLSSFKPEEIRYRLKHYFKFMFVREPMERLLSAYRNKFGEIQSYQKKYGVEIIKRYRKGITKDASVTGDDVTFAEFVHYLLDEDVERMNEHWMPMYNLCQPCAVNYDFIGSHDRLESDAEFVLQRIGAPPYIHFPERQTWYKPVTMETLHYYLCSLPQKLLRELLPKYILDFSLFIYPLPNTTTEHCRH
- the cep135 gene encoding centrosomal protein of 135 kDa isoform X1, whose amino-acid sequence is MNNNAERKFVNLRKRLDQLGYRQPLGIESLPLVEKLFSDLVHTTESLRNAKLSAGKTEKESRNFDALLEPYRAENARAVRENNELHQELLKLKEENDRVTRELKTEIRKLDHETSDLKFLNNQYVHKVRCLEKDSKAKAERIQQLQEKNMQAVVQTPGGKKRSIPFRRQRMQIDELIPPSSTSAYPVSQPDDPYVADLLQLADGRIQELQEDIIKVKLDLENAQEFIKHLNTQVELRDKEIERLTRALQGGRPHDVISLEAQNISNEKLISHLNLQIEYLQETNRTLEQKVEGLQQKKKDASTEVANLSLKNLELCEELTHIDDLAKRLEMDKDRVLETADLELQETKKEILRQQKIIEDLEHIIAKARREQSEGDFEKDRLRDQLVELKEQNEKLEGLVNFLEEEKIRLQDKMAKMMAADKDMVLELESMRAKHGVCGRERSPSRLDAFVKSLEEERDYYRHEAERYKRTRGAGGLDLSPSRSPGRGRSPWSKVTMGSVTETELLRIVKERDELRAALLDFEKHMEDIQDSVKTLSTERDHFKTLFKQTEEDLKLARSKDMSADLLKMKEEIEQAETEIQQMSAERDILMERLKVAQTSALTDRQVEERRILDLENAVKSLERERLDLRSQVCLLKENREAAEEELKVRSAALVQNTAEVNQQRAESNALRLLQEQMEQSLSDTQHRLSVKMNELHAAHEQIEKLEERMGELSQQSSKHKEEVALLHKSISALDREKDALQDEVDQKTEKLVILQEENSKKEQTLKEVRLTVTNMDNSLAQLQGALNSRERELTSLRRQLDACQDELAALRRDKEITTRENRRLQDDLATMTRENQTVHVEMEEALHEKDELKLRVHSYISEVSRIEKLMATKEQENRDLLDRFRMAHSEMEEREQKLQQAEGLNSSIRLELLSSDSERRHLRDTVHNKEKEIQQHTQALQAYEAQVSSLVRGMSRLEEELHKAQEEKAALLSDLASVRELCVKLDSGKDLAARQLTSKNMDLERVTGELEDVRSEAELLKKQLASERLTVRNLETLLSTNRQKEFQSQLTASERESELKVLRDRLTLADSKTAEHAREVSQLRGRVSQLQTEMDVLKRQLTTERFERERAVQEMRRQGVSFSPLQSSLPLSVSSSPHHISPERSILRTLNRSTDKSTDRNVSFKD
- the cep135 gene encoding centrosomal protein of 135 kDa isoform X3; this encodes MQAVVQTPGGKKRSIPFRRQRMQIDELIPPSSTSAYPVSQPDDPYVADLLQLADGRIQELQEDIIKVKLDLENAQEFIKHLNTQVELRDKEIERLTRALQGGRPHDVISLEAQNISNEKLISHLNLQIEYLQETNRTLEQKVEGLQQKKKDASTEVANLSLKNLELCEELTHIDDLAKRLEMDKDRVLETADLELQETKKEILRQQKIIEDLEHIIAKARREQSEGDFEKDRLRDQLVELKEQNEKLEGLVNFLEEEKIRLQDKMAKMMAADKDMVLELESMRAKHGVCGRERSPSRLDAFVKSLEEERDYYRHEAERYKRTRGAGGLDLSPSRSPGRGRSPWSKVTMGSVTETELLRIVKERDELRAALLDFEKHMEDIQDSVKTLSTERDHFKTLFKQTEEDLKLARSKDMSADLLKMKEEIEQAETEIQQMSAERDILMERLKVAQTSALTDRQVEERRILDLENAVKSLERERLDLRSQVCLLKENREAAEEELKVRSAALVQNTAEVNQQRAESNALRLLQEQMEQSLSDTQHRLSVKMNELHAAHEQIEKLEERMGELSQQSSKHKEEVALLHKSISALDREKDALQDEVDQKTEKLVILQEENSKKEQTLKEVRLTVTNMDNSLAQLQGALNSRERELTSLRRQLDACQDELAALRRDKEITTRENRRLQDDLATMTRENQTVHVEMEEALHEKDELKLRVHSYISEVSRIEKLMATKEQENRDLLDRFRMAHSEMEEREQKLQQAEGLNSSIRLELLSSDSERRHLRDTVHNKEKEIQQHTQALQAYEAQVSSLVRGMSRLEEELHKAQEEKAALLSDLASVRELCVKLDSGKDLAARQLTSKNMDLERVTGELEDVRSEAELLKKQLASERLTVRNLETLLSTNRQKEFQSQLTASERESELKVLRDRLTLADSKTAEHAREVSQLRGRVSQLQTEMDVLKRQLTTERFERERAVQEMRRQGVSFSPLQSSLPLSVSSSPHHISPERSILRTLNRSTDKSTDRNVSFKD
- the cep135 gene encoding centrosomal protein of 135 kDa isoform X2; amino-acid sequence: MNNNAERKFVNLRKRLDQLGYRQPLGIESLPLVEKLFSDLVHTTESLRNAKLSAGKTEKESRNFDALLEPYRAENARAVRENNELHQELLKLKEENDRVTRELKTEIRKLDHETSDLKFLNNQYVHKVRCLEKDSKAKAERIQQLQEKNMQAVVQTPGGKKRSIPFRRQRMQIDELIPPSSTSAYPVSQPDDPYVADLLQLADGRIQELQEDIIKVKLDLENAQEFIKHLNTQVELRDKEIERLTRALQGGRPHDVISLEAQNISNEKLISHLNLQIEYLQETNRTLEQKVEGLQQKKKDASTEVANLSLKNLELCEELTHIDDLAKRLEMDKDRVLETADLELQETKKEILRQQKIIEDLEHIIAKARREQSEGDFEKDRLRDQLVELKEQNEKLEGLVNFLEEEKIRLQDKMAKMMAADKDMVLELESMRAKHGVCGRERSPSRLDAFVKSLEEERDYYRHEAERYKRTRGAGGLDLSPSRSPGRGRSPWSKVTMGSVTETELLRIVKERDELRAALLDFEKHMEDIQDSVKTLSTERDHFKTLFKQTEEDLKLARSKDMSADLLKMKEEIEQAETEIQQMSAERDILMERLKVAQTSALTDRQVEERRILDLENAVKSLERERLDLRSQVCLLKENREAAEEELKVRSAALVQNTAEVNQQRAESNALRLLQEQMEQSLSDTQHRLSVKMNELHAAHEQIEKLEERMGELSQQSSKHKEEVALLHKSISALDREKDALQDEVDQKTEKLVILQEENSKKEQTLKEVRLTVTNMDNSLAQLQGALNSRERELTSLRRQLDACQDELAALRRDKEITTRENRRLQDDLATMTRENQTVHVEMEEALHEKDELKLRVHSYISEVSRIEKLMATKEQENRDLLDRFRMAHSEMEEREQKLQQAEGLNSSIRLELLSSDSERRHLRDTVHNKEKEIQQHTQALQAYEAQVSSLVRGMSRLEEELHKAQEEKAALLSDLASVRELCVKLDSGKDLAARQLTSKNMDLERVTGELEDVRSEAELLKKQLASERLTVRNLETLLSTNRQKEFQSQLTASERESELKVLRDRLTLADSKTAEHAREVSQLRGRVSQLQTEMDVLKRQLTTERFERERAVQEMRRQGVSFSPLQSSLPLSVSSSPHHISPERSILRTLNRSTDKSTDR